CGTGTACCCTGCAGTACGAGTCGCAAAGGTGAGGTCTCAATCCCAAGACACGCATTGTACCCATGACCTCTTTTCCCAGGAGGTAAGTATCCATTTTTCTCCAATCCCACGAAGTATTTCAGCATATTCTCCGCCCTCCATGATGAGTCACCAGTCAACTCAGCCATATAGTCGAAATCCGAGCGATATGGGTAGATAGCAACCAGGACGTTGTGTGCGGTACAGCCTCCTAACGTTCCAGCTCGAGGGTAGAGGATGCCTTTTATATTCGATCCCGGGGGAGGATCAATACCTATGTGTTGCCTTCCATCTGGCGTTCCGTAGACTGTGTTGAGATTACGAGCTTGACGCGCCTCGTCGGGATAGTGCTGAACGTAAAAGTTCTATGACAGAGCTGGGTCTTCATAAGCTTTCGGTGCGTATCCGGGGACACTGTAATTGAGGTTATGACCTTGGTCGTTGCCGGCTTCTAGGAGAAGGGTCTTATGGCCCGCTAGAGCAAGTCGCGCTGCTAGGGGGCCACCACCGGCGCCCGATCCGACGACGATGTATTTGTATCCTTTGAGATCGATGGCATATGTCAGAATAACTGAGAGAGTCAAAATGCCAAACAGTCGATTGATGAGCATAGTATGATAGTAGAAATGTCTCTTATAAGTTGGGATTACTCCGTATCACTGATCTTTTGTACTGGTGATGTGATGCTCTGTGCATGTGCTGTCCGTCTGAAAAGTAGTCGAACGCCCAGAAGTACATAAGGAGGTTGCAGCAAAGTGTTTCCCTCTTGCCCAGGCTGAATACGAGGAGCATTACGTGAAGCAAATAGTGGGATTTAGAACTGAAGGCTCACATGTACCTTGTCAGCTGGAACCATTCCGTCATTCCTCTTTCTGACGTGTAACATTGTACGATACTAAATGGATTCCCATTCATATTAAATACCTATTTCTTAACTACTATGCCCTCCTATTGAAGCTTTCCTCTGGCTACTATCATCCTATAATCGAAGGGAATCGTCTGATATAGCCTCATTGCATTGGCAGTATGTACCAAACCCGACGACATCTAAACAGGCATCTAGTGTAACTACATCCAGGCCTCAATCCATACCAACCAAAATAGAAGAGAACTGTACTTCAATATATGGATGAACCATTCTCAACCTGATGATTATCTTCGGGGGCTGATCCTTAGGGCATACCAAGCCAAGCCATATAAGGCATAGACCCAACACAAGTCGAACTCCGaaactactccgtagtccGATACCTACGGAGTTCTCACCCCTCACAAAACCCCATATATATAGCCACCCCTAAGTACTTGAAACTATACTTTATAACTAGATCCCAGTTAGCAGATAAGAAAAGCAACAATGTCAAAAACACCCACCCTTCCACCTGGCTACACCCTCCGCCAAGGCTACCCCTCAGTACGAGATTATATCCACCTCCGCTCCGCCTCAGGCCTATCCCCGCATAGCGCAGCCCAAGCAGAGGCCGCAATGCGCGGTAGTTGGTACGGCTGCTACATCACATACAATCAGATCTCAGAGCCAGACAACAAGAACATCGATTTATCGCGCTCAAACAATACAACAAGCGATGAACTCATAGTCGGGATGGGCCGTGTCATCGGCGACGGAGGCTGGTATTTCCACATCGCCGATATGGCCGTGTTGCCCGATCACCAGCGCAAGGGACTAGGCGATGCCATTTTGAAGAATCTCATGAGCAGAATTCGTTCGCTGGCACCTCCTCCGGAAAGAGCGGCGGATGGGAGATTGATGGGTACCTATGTGAGCTTGTTTGCTGATGTGGCGGGTCGAAAGTTGTATGCTAGGAATGGGTTTGTCGATTCGATGCCGCATTCTATGGGTATGGTGCAGTTGTTGGACAGGGAGTCTGCTTTAGATGGTGGGGTCTCTGGGAGTTAGCGGTGGTAGTTTAGTATGCGAAGGTGGGGACTGCTTGAGGTGGGTTTATCTTGTCTGGGGTACTGGACGATTCAATATCCTGTGTGAATCCACGAAGTATGTTTGTACATACAGAAGTTGCTGGGTTATGGTTCCCTCCAGCTATCATTAAACTTCCTCGCAGGTGGTGAAATTAACTTGAACGAAAGCCTATATTCCTTGCgattaaattaatatatacatCATTAACTATATGATTAGCACTTCGGTATCTGTACATTTGTCCGGTACAACACCGTTATAGATATCCATCAAAAACGACTGTGCCCTGGGGTATCCCCGGAAGAGCGCCGGAATATGGTCAGCCCCAGCCACCTGTGCATAATGTATAATAGCCCCATCATTACAATACTGTTGTACCAAATCGGTCGCATTTCCAAGACTACCCACTGTGGTATCTGCTGTTCCTTGGAACACAAACATTGGGAACTCTGGGACCCCGTGTTGGCCCATCACCCAGACGGTATCCAATAGTTCCGCGAATTCAGAGACAACAGCCCAACCATTGTCAAAGAACGCCGAGATATTCTTGTCGGCCAGTTGAGGAACATAGCCATCACTCGAGTTGAAGACGCTGGCTGCACACATTGTCATTGCGAGATCAAACTCCGACTTAAACTCTGGTTTGAGATGCTCTTCGATATACTCGGCGATCGGAGGGAAAGCATTAGCAATGCCGTTCAGACCGCCCACGAGTAGACCGGAATTGCTGGTTCCATCAATGGTAGGAAAGGCTTGAGTCGCGTTGACAGGAAGACCACCGATTGCAGCGCCCGCTATGTTTACATCTGGCGCATACGATGCCTGAAGTTCTCCTGCCCATTCCGACGCTGAAGCGCCTCCGGAGTAGCCGAACAGAGTAGTCGTGGCATTAGATTGGATTCCGGTGATATCTGTGGAGTTCAAAACGGCGCGGAGCGAGTCAAGGACGCCATATGCTGCCTGTGTTCCGACTGTATAGGAGGATTCAATGCCCTCGTAATCTGGTATGCTAAGAGGTATGCCCGCCAACATGAAGGGTTCCGCCAAGATGGAAAGCTCCAAGACGGGATCATCGACCGCTGTCGGAGCACCAAACTGGATCGTATAGGATGGCGAACAATCGAGGTTGGGGCTGTCGTATGCCACTTGGTAGGAAAGCAGACGATCAAATTGAGCATTGATCGGGATCAATACCGTTGTTACCGCATAACTAGGTTGGTTCTGAGCGTTCGTTGTGCGGTAGAGAAGTTGGTGAGCACTCTGAAGAGGGGTGGGCAATTTTATAATCGACCCGATCGTGACACTGCGTGTCTTTAGTATAGTCCCTGGTTCTGATGCTTCCCAGTCTTCGTCGGGTGTATAGAACGGGTCCTGACTCGGTGGGAGAGGCTCATCTTGTTTTGCTGAACCCAGGGGCAAGATATTTTTTGCCAGTGACTGGCTGATGGTCGCCAATAACAGTACTATGGAATATATCGCGATCGTGAAAACCATATTGGCGAAATTTCCTCTGACAATATGGCTGAGTCAATTGTATTAGAATTAGATTATGCAGACACTTCAGTGCCGTTATATCAATCTGGAGCTTTGGTCATGACGATGCCGAAATAACAATAATAGACCGTGGATTTGTCCCCTTATATCCATTATCGAGTCCACTGTTGTGTTTTGAACTTTGTGGTCCCCAGAAACTTCAGCAGAGTGAAGCCGAACGCGTCGCCCACTTGGCCGAAACAGGTAATCCCGCCTGCATTGGGAAACCCTAACCCACCACAATATTGACATTTATTCAATGAAAACATCAGTGCGCCCTGAAAAGCTAATGGCAGAAAATAACATGGGAAAGTGCgatagaaaatagaaagatcGGCAGGGGAAAGTTCGATAGGTCATACGGTTGCGATGATCGCCCGCGTGTAATACTAAATGTGATAAGTAGGGCCGCGCGGAACTTACTATTGTGAATGAAATTGATAGCTCTCATTCATCAGCTTTGCTGTTCTGGTTGTTTGGCAATATGTATCCAATCATCATGCCGAACCTTGGCTTTCAGCCCGAATGACGTTCGACCACGACCACTTTTTAGCTCCAC
This window of the Aspergillus oryzae RIB40 DNA, chromosome 8 genome carries:
- a CDS encoding uncharacterized protein (predicted protein), whose product is MVFTIAIYSIVLLLATISQSLAKNILPLGSAKQDEPLPPSQDPFYTPDEDWEASEPGTILKTRSVTIGSIIKLPTPLQSAHQLLYRTTNAQNQPSYAVTTVLIPINAQFDRLLSYQVAYDSPNLDCSPSYTIQFGAPTAVDDPVLELSILAEPFMLAGIPLSIPDYEGIESSYTVGTQAAYGVLDSLRAVLNSTDITGIQSNATTTLFGYSGGASASEWAGELQASYAPDVNIAGAAIGGLPVNATQAFPTIDGTSNSGLLVGGLNGIANAFPPIAEYIEEHLKPEFKSEFDLAMTMCAASVFNSSDGYVPQLADKNISAFFDNGWAVVSEFAELLDTVWVMGQHGVPEFPMFVFQGTADTTVGSLGNATDLVQQYCNDGAIIHYAQVAGADHIPALFRGYPRAQSFLMDIYNGVVPDKSTSVCTNILRGFTQDIESSSTPDKINPPQAVPTFAY